In Holophagales bacterium, one DNA window encodes the following:
- a CDS encoding NADH-quinone oxidoreductase subunit M has translation MRTLLVLLSGDTLTRLVFFPALACLPLLFARREAKEPVKLYTLLVGLVHLGLTIAFTVTHWRPTGFAFREIGPDGRVIDWISLPNLRVLFDLRVDGISLPLVLLTSLLLPVVVLGSWKGIDKHWAGFAASLLLLQTGILGALVAYDLFVFYVFWEVMLVPMYFLIGVWGGERRIYAAVKFFLFTMAGSLLMLVAILWMAWTYSRLAGGQWSFAYDDFLRLQFPAAQQAWLFGAFALAFAIKVPMFPFHTWLPDAHVEAPTGGSVILAGILLKLGTYGFLRFALPLFPLASSRFAPWLVASALIGIIYGALVAWVQEDVKKLVAYSSIAHLGFVMLGLLAADLVAWQGALLQMVNHGLSTGALFLLVGMLYDRRHTKKFSEFGGLAKVMPWFAFFFVVSTLASVGLPGLNGFVGEFLILVGTYRAGLIWPAVIAASGVVLAAVYLLRMLHETIWGPLRKDENRKLSDLSGREVAALLPLVIFMLWIGVAPRAFLAASEPALRETLERYRAGLERPAVTAPSLTPAGGIRLIPVPLVPSPPFAPSAKPR, from the coding sequence ATGAGGACCTTGCTCGTACTGCTGAGCGGCGACACCCTGACGCGTCTGGTCTTCTTCCCGGCGCTCGCCTGTCTGCCGCTCCTCTTCGCCCGACGCGAGGCCAAAGAGCCGGTCAAGCTCTACACGCTCCTCGTCGGACTCGTCCACCTCGGCCTCACCATCGCCTTCACCGTCACTCACTGGCGCCCGACGGGCTTCGCCTTCCGGGAGATCGGTCCGGACGGGAGAGTCATCGACTGGATCTCCCTGCCGAACCTGCGGGTTCTGTTCGACCTGCGGGTCGACGGGATCTCGTTGCCGCTCGTCCTGCTGACTTCGCTGCTTCTCCCGGTCGTGGTCCTCGGTTCCTGGAAGGGGATCGACAAGCACTGGGCCGGCTTCGCCGCGTCTCTGCTCCTCCTGCAGACCGGCATCCTCGGCGCTCTCGTCGCCTACGATCTGTTCGTCTTCTACGTTTTCTGGGAAGTGATGCTCGTGCCGATGTACTTCCTCATCGGCGTCTGGGGAGGAGAACGGCGGATCTACGCCGCGGTGAAGTTCTTCCTCTTCACCATGGCGGGTAGCCTGCTGATGCTCGTCGCCATCCTGTGGATGGCGTGGACCTACTCGCGCCTCGCCGGCGGACAATGGTCGTTCGCCTACGACGACTTCCTGCGCTTGCAGTTTCCGGCCGCGCAACAGGCCTGGCTTTTCGGTGCCTTCGCCCTCGCCTTCGCGATCAAGGTGCCGATGTTCCCGTTCCACACCTGGCTGCCGGACGCCCACGTGGAGGCACCCACCGGCGGCTCGGTCATCCTGGCCGGCATCCTGCTGAAGCTCGGCACCTACGGCTTCCTGCGCTTCGCTCTTCCGCTCTTCCCGCTCGCCAGCTCGCGCTTCGCCCCCTGGCTCGTCGCGTCGGCATTGATCGGCATCATCTACGGCGCTCTCGTCGCCTGGGTGCAGGAAGACGTCAAGAAGCTCGTCGCCTACTCCTCGATCGCCCACTTGGGATTCGTCATGCTCGGCCTCCTCGCCGCCGACCTGGTCGCCTGGCAGGGAGCCCTCCTGCAGATGGTCAATCACGGCCTCTCCACCGGGGCGCTCTTCCTGCTCGTCGGCATGCTCTACGACCGCCGGCACACCAAGAAGTTCTCCGAGTTCGGCGGGCTGGCCAAGGTGATGCCCTGGTTCGCGTTCTTCTTCGTCGTCTCGACTCTCGCCTCGGTCGGGCTTCCGGGGTTGAACGGCTTCGTCGGCGAATTCCTCATCCTCGTCGGAACCTACCGGGCCGGGCTGATCTGGCCCGCCGTCATCGCCGCTTCGGGTGTCGTGCTGGCTGCCGTCTATCTTCTGCGCATGCTCCACGAGACGATCTGGGGGCCGTTGCGCAAGGACGAGAACCGGAAGCTCTCCGACCTGTCCGGCCGTGAAGTCGCCGCGCTCCTGCCCCTGGTCATCTTCATGCTCTGGATCGGCGTGGCTCCTCGGGCGTTCCTCGCAGCGAGCGAGCCGGCGCTTCGCGAGACGCTCGAACGCTACCGCGCCGGCCTCGAGCGACCGGCCGTGACCGCCCCGTCCCTGACGCCGGCGGGGGGGATCCGCCTCATTCCGGTGCCGCTCGTTCCGTCTCCACCTTTCGCGCCCTCGGCCAAACCGCGCTGA
- a CDS encoding NADH-quinone oxidoreductase subunit N, translating to MTDFVVRSSDLAALAPEIWLASAATLLLLLEAFVPKAERAIAWLALAAVGVASWLVVGLPSTSTPFGGLVLGNGLTSAWSQLLLLATAFCLLSSRGYLTRERLASGEYEALLLWCCSGLLLLVRSAELLTLFLALELFSLALYALAAFHRRIAWSTESAIKYFLMGAFVSSFVLYGIALVYGQTGTTRLADIVAVASRGVESPALLVLGLLLLVAGFAFKMSLFPFHAWSPDVYQGAPSPFVGFLSVAPKAASAFVLANLLMTASGTVVADRWPSLVALLAVCSMVVGNLLALVQRDLKRMLAYSGIAQMGYAIIPLASLDGRAFWRPLFVYLAAYVLMNSGAFAVITLLYRRAGEQHSISELSGWGYRFPLLSACLTVCMLSLAGIPPTAGFLGKYLVFLHAIEHGQAWLALVGIAASLVGVVYYLRVIYVLFMKEEECSPEGLPLAFGGRATAILAAAGTLALGIWPGRLLAWIQSAAGRLTP from the coding sequence ATGACCGACTTCGTCGTCCGCAGCTCCGACCTCGCCGCGCTCGCGCCAGAGATCTGGCTCGCCTCGGCAGCGACCCTTCTGCTCCTGCTCGAGGCCTTCGTGCCGAAAGCCGAGCGCGCGATCGCCTGGCTCGCCCTCGCGGCGGTCGGCGTGGCCTCCTGGCTCGTCGTCGGGCTGCCGAGCACCTCGACCCCGTTCGGCGGACTGGTTCTCGGCAACGGTCTGACCTCCGCCTGGTCTCAGCTCCTGCTCCTTGCCACGGCCTTCTGCCTGCTTTCGTCGCGCGGCTACCTGACCCGCGAGCGCCTCGCTTCCGGCGAGTACGAAGCGCTGCTGCTCTGGTGCTGTTCCGGCCTGCTGCTGCTCGTCCGCTCGGCCGAGCTCCTCACCCTCTTCCTGGCGCTGGAGCTCTTCTCCCTCGCGCTCTACGCGCTCGCGGCGTTCCACCGCCGCATCGCCTGGTCCACCGAGTCGGCGATCAAGTACTTCCTGATGGGAGCGTTCGTCAGCTCGTTCGTCCTCTACGGCATCGCCCTGGTCTACGGCCAGACGGGCACGACGCGGCTCGCCGACATCGTGGCGGTCGCCTCGCGCGGGGTGGAGTCTCCGGCGCTTCTGGTCCTCGGGCTGCTCCTGCTGGTCGCCGGCTTCGCCTTCAAGATGAGTCTCTTCCCCTTCCACGCCTGGTCGCCGGACGTCTATCAGGGTGCGCCCTCGCCCTTCGTCGGCTTCCTCTCCGTCGCCCCGAAGGCGGCGAGCGCATTCGTGCTCGCCAACCTGCTGATGACCGCCAGCGGCACCGTCGTCGCCGATCGCTGGCCTTCGCTGGTGGCGCTCCTCGCCGTCTGTTCGATGGTCGTCGGCAATCTGCTCGCACTGGTGCAGCGCGACCTGAAGCGGATGCTCGCCTACTCCGGGATCGCCCAGATGGGCTACGCGATCATCCCCCTGGCCTCGCTCGACGGCCGCGCCTTCTGGCGCCCGCTCTTCGTCTACCTCGCCGCCTACGTGTTGATGAACTCCGGAGCGTTCGCGGTGATCACGCTGCTCTACCGGCGGGCGGGTGAGCAGCACTCGATCTCCGAGCTTTCGGGCTGGGGCTACCGCTTCCCGCTGCTCTCGGCCTGCCTGACGGTCTGCATGCTCTCCCTCGCCGGGATTCCCCCGACGGCAGGATTCCTCGGCAAGTACCTGGTCTTCCTCCACGCGATCGAGCACGGCCAGGCTTGGCTCGCTCTCGTCGGCATCGCGGCGAGCCTGGTGGGCGTCGTCTACTACCTGCGAGTGATCTATGTCCTCTTCATGAAGGAAGAGGAATGCTCGCCCGAAGGCCTGCCGCTCGCCTTCGGTGGCCGGGCGACCGCGATCCTCGCGGCTGCCGGTACGCTCGCTCTCGGCATCTGGCCGGGGCGTCTCCTGGCCTGGATCCAGAGCGCGGCCGGCCGACTCACCCCGTAG
- a CDS encoding RsmD family RNA methyltransferase, with product MNRGATLRLHGGALRGRLLRVPPEARPTEGRVREALGSIWCDRLPGAQVLDLFAGSGAVAFEALSRGAAFALLVDSSEGAIAAQRANARDLGVAERCRVQRLDLRLDPAAAIARIAGSFDLIFVDPPYAFADWDRLMALVSGLLAPSGEAAIEHSRRIDLRETYGELGSSRRRDYGESSLSFFVRCRPQPAVEGAGPTG from the coding sequence GTGAATCGAGGGGCGACGCTGCGCCTGCACGGCGGAGCCCTGCGCGGGCGCCTGCTGCGCGTGCCGCCGGAGGCCCGCCCAACGGAAGGCCGCGTGCGCGAGGCGCTCGGCTCGATCTGGTGCGATCGCCTCCCGGGCGCGCAGGTGCTCGACCTGTTCGCCGGCTCGGGTGCCGTGGCCTTCGAAGCGCTTTCGCGAGGTGCCGCGTTCGCCCTGCTCGTCGACAGCTCGGAGGGAGCGATCGCCGCTCAGCGAGCGAACGCCCGCGACCTCGGCGTCGCCGAGCGCTGCCGCGTCCAGCGCCTCGATCTCCGACTCGATCCCGCGGCCGCGATCGCCAGGATCGCCGGGTCGTTCGACCTGATCTTCGTCGATCCTCCCTACGCCTTCGCGGATTGGGATCGACTGATGGCCTTGGTTTCGGGCCTCCTGGCCCCCTCCGGCGAGGCGGCGATCGAACACTCGCGTCGGATCGACTTGCGCGAGACGTACGGAGAGCTCGGCAGCTCACGACGCCGGGACTACGGCGAGTCGAGCCTGAGCTTCTTCGTCCGCTGCCGGCCCCAGCCGGCGGTGGAGGGGGCGGGTCCTACGGGGTGA
- a CDS encoding CBS domain-containing protein: MEIIVTHVGADFDAFAAMIAAQRLHPGARLFFPGSREESLRRALAAGLWRCDEIRRKEIDPTRLARVILCDIRQPERIGVVADWLRSGAAIEVLAYDHHPNGVGDVIANGGLVDPAAGATSTLMTEELTRRGLDIEPGLATLLLLGIYEDTGALTYATTGPRDLRAAAVLVERGGDLGAVRRYAQRALDAPHLAVLYRMVEGMEIHRLRGHRVGLVALELGEYVEELAPLVSRCLELQSLELFVAVFGEGERVTVIARGEVAGVHLGRLLAPAGGGGHATAASAAWRGVTLVEARERILELVALALPPVGAAKDLMVASFVAVEANRTIAEGKELLLRGKVNAAPVVADGRVVGSVSRQQLDAALQHGLELRPIATAMSAEVRWVPPDASLEAAAEALLQGGPAGRFLLVGDRESGRADGLVSRLALMSHLHSRLVAEGRSLDRRVGSERMRHRRVERLIAESTGPAVQRRLAAIRELAGALDARVYAVGGFVRDLLLGRPNEDLDLVVEGDGSAFARALAERLGGRVREHPEFLTAVVIDAEGLAIDIASARSEFYRAPAALPEVQSSVLRQDLYRRDFTINTLALRLGGERDCELLDFFGGERDLDERVLRVLHSLSFLDDPTRMLRAVRFEVRLGCHLGAETLRLVEVALAEGAFARLSGERLRDELALILDVCEQLPRSIARLAELGILRELHPGLRLDEAMTARLGHVAAVSSWWRLSGLTLGRLEPWLLSLFALARGLESAQRHELAGRLGLAGDRAARLGDLDERLAPASRLLERGDQTEPHVLTDLLAPLPGEELLLLMAEADEAGRAAVRRYLGEWRGFHPRLRGRDLVAAGWAPGPGIGQALRCVWAARLDGHVTESEELDLAIAWLSGRYRRTAKSPGAVP, translated from the coding sequence GTGGAGATCATCGTCACCCACGTCGGTGCGGATTTCGACGCCTTCGCCGCGATGATCGCCGCCCAACGGCTCCACCCGGGAGCCCGTCTCTTCTTTCCCGGGTCGAGGGAGGAGTCGCTGCGGCGGGCCCTCGCCGCCGGCCTCTGGCGATGCGACGAGATCCGGCGAAAGGAGATCGACCCAACGCGGCTCGCCCGGGTCATCCTCTGCGACATCCGGCAGCCGGAGCGGATCGGCGTGGTCGCCGACTGGCTGCGTTCCGGTGCGGCGATCGAGGTCCTGGCGTACGACCATCATCCGAACGGGGTCGGGGACGTGATCGCAAACGGAGGGTTGGTGGATCCCGCCGCTGGCGCCACCTCGACGCTGATGACCGAGGAGCTCACCCGGCGAGGTCTCGACATCGAGCCCGGGTTGGCGACGCTGCTGCTGCTCGGCATCTACGAAGACACCGGTGCGTTGACCTACGCCACGACCGGGCCGCGGGACTTGCGGGCGGCGGCGGTGCTCGTCGAGCGAGGAGGGGACCTGGGGGCCGTACGCCGTTACGCCCAGCGCGCGCTCGATGCACCGCACCTCGCCGTGCTCTACCGGATGGTCGAAGGGATGGAGATCCACCGCCTCCGTGGACACCGGGTCGGTCTGGTGGCGCTCGAGCTCGGCGAGTATGTCGAGGAGCTCGCGCCGCTCGTCAGTCGTTGTCTCGAGTTGCAGTCGCTCGAGCTCTTTGTCGCGGTCTTCGGCGAAGGGGAGCGCGTCACGGTAATCGCGCGCGGGGAGGTGGCAGGCGTCCACCTCGGTCGGCTTCTGGCTCCGGCCGGCGGAGGCGGACACGCGACGGCGGCCTCTGCCGCATGGCGAGGGGTCACCCTGGTCGAAGCCCGGGAGCGGATTCTCGAGCTGGTGGCGCTGGCGCTCCCGCCCGTGGGCGCGGCGAAGGACCTGATGGTCGCCTCGTTCGTGGCGGTCGAAGCGAACCGGACGATCGCCGAAGGCAAGGAGCTCCTGCTGCGCGGAAAGGTGAATGCCGCTCCGGTGGTCGCCGACGGTCGAGTCGTCGGCTCTGTCTCCCGCCAGCAGCTCGACGCCGCCCTTCAACACGGCCTCGAGCTGCGTCCGATCGCCACGGCGATGAGCGCCGAAGTTCGTTGGGTTCCTCCCGACGCGTCGCTCGAAGCCGCGGCGGAGGCGTTGCTGCAGGGTGGGCCCGCCGGCCGTTTCCTCCTGGTCGGTGACCGCGAGTCCGGGAGAGCCGACGGGCTCGTGTCGCGCCTGGCACTGATGTCCCATCTGCACTCGCGCCTGGTGGCCGAAGGCCGGTCGCTCGATCGTCGCGTCGGCAGCGAACGGATGCGGCACCGTCGGGTCGAGCGTCTGATCGCCGAGAGCACGGGGCCCGCGGTGCAGCGTCGACTGGCGGCGATCCGCGAGCTGGCGGGCGCTCTCGACGCCCGGGTCTATGCGGTCGGCGGCTTCGTGCGCGACCTGCTGCTCGGGCGGCCGAACGAAGATCTCGATCTCGTCGTCGAAGGGGACGGCTCGGCATTCGCTCGGGCACTCGCAGAGCGACTGGGAGGTCGGGTGCGCGAGCACCCGGAGTTCCTCACCGCGGTGGTCATCGACGCGGAAGGGCTGGCCATCGACATCGCGTCGGCCCGCAGCGAGTTCTACCGGGCGCCGGCCGCGCTGCCGGAGGTGCAGTCGTCGGTCTTGCGGCAGGACCTCTACCGTCGCGATTTCACGATCAACACCCTCGCGCTCCGCCTGGGCGGAGAGCGCGACTGCGAGCTGCTCGATTTCTTCGGCGGCGAGAGGGATCTCGACGAGCGGGTGCTGCGCGTGCTGCACAGCCTCTCGTTTCTCGACGACCCGACGAGGATGCTGCGCGCCGTGCGCTTCGAGGTCCGGCTCGGATGCCACCTCGGTGCCGAGACCCTCCGCCTGGTCGAGGTTGCGCTCGCGGAAGGAGCCTTCGCGCGACTCTCCGGTGAGCGATTGCGGGACGAGCTGGCGCTGATCCTCGACGTATGCGAGCAGTTGCCGCGATCGATCGCCCGGCTCGCCGAGTTGGGCATCCTGCGCGAGTTGCACCCGGGCTTGCGGTTGGACGAGGCGATGACCGCACGTCTCGGCCATGTCGCGGCGGTGAGCTCCTGGTGGCGGCTGTCGGGCCTGACGCTCGGCCGTCTCGAGCCTTGGCTCCTCTCCCTGTTCGCCCTGGCTCGCGGACTGGAATCCGCGCAGCGGCACGAGCTGGCCGGGCGGCTCGGGCTCGCCGGCGACCGCGCCGCGCGGCTGGGGGACCTGGACGAGCGCTTGGCTCCGGCCTCCAGGCTCCTCGAGCGCGGCGACCAGACGGAGCCCCATGTCCTCACCGACCTCCTCGCTCCGCTGCCGGGCGAGGAGCTGTTGCTGCTCATGGCGGAGGCGGACGAGGCCGGGCGGGCCGCGGTTCGCCGGTATCTCGGCGAATGGCGCGGGTTCCACCCGCGCCTGCGCGGGCGCGATCTCGTCGCCGCGGGATGGGCACCGGGCCCCGGAATCGGCCAGGCGCTCCGCTGCGTCTGGGCCGCCCGGCTCGATGGTCACGTGACCGAATCGGAAGAGCTCGATCTGGCGATCGCCTGGTTGAGCGGTCGGTACCGGCGTACCGCCAAGAGCCCGGGAGCCGTTCCTTGA
- the dnaE gene encoding DNA polymerase III subunit alpha, whose product MSSFVHLHLHSQFSLLDGANRLDDVCGAAAALGMPALALTDHGNMFGAIEFMAAAKRAGVKPIVGMEAYVSQGSRLDRDPARSSSNHLVLLAENETGYRNLLKLTTRSYLEGYYYKPRIDHELLARHSEGLIGLSACLKGEVNERILARQTAEAEATAKSYREIFGDGNFFLELQDHGIPAQRQANEVLRSMSRRLGIPLVASNDTHYLRREDSFAHDVLLCIGTQRMVSDSDRLRYASDQFYLKSDAEMAELFPEDRSALENTLAIAERCNLTLPSGVYHLPEFRVPDGFTLDSYFESVVREGLDERLQEVGRRRARGLARWDDDVYRQRLEMEIGVIERMGFSGYFLVVWDFIRFSREHDIPVGPGRGSAAGSLVSYALRITDIDPLQYDLLFERFLNPERISMPDIDIDFCMRRRGEVIQYVSEKYGRDHVAQIITFGTLAAKAVIRDVGRVLGLPYAKVDRIAKLVPDMTRSLGEAAREVDSLKAEVERDPEIKQIVEVGKRLEGLTRHASKHAAGVVITPQPIEELVPLCKTNDDEVITQWDMTVIEKLGLLKMDFLGLRTLTVIDDTLKILRRQGTDLDLDSVPLDDASVFRLFCEGRTSGIFQFESSGMRDMLRRATPSKFEDLAALNALYRPGALSVGMVDTFIKRKHGRERVSYILPETRPILEETYGVIAYQEQVMQIAVAVAGFTMGEADVLRKAMGKKKAEVMAEQKQKFVDGADRKGFPRKRAEELWEYIEPFAGYGFNKSHSVAYAMLAYKTAYLKAHFPVAFMAAMLSSEMSSTDDVVKYVQECREMGIEVLPPDINESHWPFTVVQEKIRFGLGAIKGLGEGAAESILEARRRLGGFRSLAHFAFEVESKQINQKVFECLIKSGAFDSFGAHRAALAAALDRVADDAARRRRERDEGQTTLFGGVVESEPAPDPRTEPWAEQERLRFEKEALGFYLTGNPLSRYEGLLDRLVSHKTTQLRERVEGKVTVGGLVTRMRRTKIKSGPNAGRVMGHFVLEDLHGGLAVALFTDQLQRFEPLLQEEAVVLVRGLLRERGSECEMIAEEVIPLERAAQKLIEGVEVLLHPELATSELLRLRDVLAEHSGDVPVVLAMDLPTGRVTIDPEQRFRVKSSPTLFAALERVVGAGRVRELGPGGPIG is encoded by the coding sequence ATGTCTTCCTTCGTCCATCTTCACCTGCACAGCCAGTTCAGCCTTCTGGACGGGGCGAATCGGCTCGACGACGTCTGCGGGGCGGCCGCGGCGCTCGGAATGCCGGCGCTCGCGCTGACCGACCATGGCAACATGTTCGGCGCGATCGAGTTCATGGCCGCAGCGAAACGGGCCGGGGTCAAGCCGATCGTCGGCATGGAGGCCTACGTCTCGCAGGGGAGCCGACTGGACCGTGACCCGGCGCGTTCGAGCAGCAACCACCTGGTCCTTCTCGCCGAGAACGAGACGGGCTACCGCAATCTGCTGAAGCTGACGACCCGCTCCTACCTCGAGGGTTACTACTACAAGCCGCGCATCGACCATGAGCTGCTGGCGCGGCACAGCGAGGGGCTGATCGGCCTCTCGGCGTGCCTCAAGGGCGAGGTCAACGAGCGGATTCTCGCGCGGCAGACGGCCGAGGCCGAGGCGACGGCGAAGTCCTACCGCGAGATCTTCGGCGACGGCAATTTCTTCCTCGAGCTCCAGGATCACGGCATCCCGGCGCAGCGCCAGGCGAACGAGGTGCTACGGAGCATGTCGCGACGGCTCGGCATTCCCTTGGTCGCCTCGAACGACACGCACTATCTCCGCCGCGAGGATTCCTTCGCCCACGACGTCCTGCTCTGCATCGGCACCCAACGGATGGTCTCCGACAGCGATCGCCTGCGCTACGCCTCGGACCAGTTCTACCTGAAGTCCGACGCCGAGATGGCCGAGCTCTTCCCGGAGGACCGGTCGGCCCTCGAGAACACGCTGGCGATCGCCGAGCGCTGCAATCTGACGCTGCCGAGCGGCGTTTACCACCTGCCCGAGTTCCGCGTGCCGGACGGCTTCACCCTCGACTCGTACTTCGAGTCGGTGGTGCGCGAGGGGCTCGACGAGCGCTTGCAGGAGGTGGGACGCCGGCGCGCCCGGGGGCTGGCGCGGTGGGACGACGACGTCTACCGGCAGCGACTGGAGATGGAGATCGGCGTCATCGAGCGGATGGGTTTCTCCGGCTACTTTCTGGTGGTCTGGGACTTCATCCGCTTCTCGCGTGAACACGACATTCCGGTCGGTCCGGGCCGCGGATCGGCCGCTGGCTCCCTCGTCTCCTACGCCCTGCGGATCACCGACATCGACCCGCTGCAGTACGACCTGCTGTTCGAGCGCTTCCTCAATCCGGAGCGCATCAGCATGCCCGACATCGACATCGATTTCTGCATGCGGCGGCGCGGTGAGGTGATCCAGTACGTCAGCGAGAAGTACGGTCGCGACCACGTGGCGCAGATCATCACCTTCGGCACCTTGGCGGCCAAGGCGGTGATCCGCGACGTCGGGCGTGTGCTCGGGCTGCCGTACGCCAAGGTCGACCGCATCGCCAAGCTCGTTCCGGACATGACCCGCTCGCTGGGCGAGGCGGCGCGCGAGGTCGACAGCCTCAAGGCGGAGGTGGAGCGCGACCCGGAGATCAAGCAGATCGTCGAGGTGGGCAAGCGGCTGGAAGGGCTGACTCGCCACGCCTCGAAGCACGCCGCCGGCGTCGTCATCACGCCGCAGCCGATCGAGGAGCTGGTTCCGCTCTGCAAGACGAACGACGACGAAGTCATCACCCAGTGGGACATGACGGTCATCGAGAAGCTTGGGCTGCTGAAGATGGACTTCCTCGGCCTGCGCACGCTGACGGTGATCGACGACACGCTGAAGATCCTGCGCCGACAGGGGACCGACCTCGATCTCGACTCCGTACCGCTCGACGACGCGAGCGTCTTCCGTCTGTTCTGCGAGGGGCGGACGAGCGGCATCTTCCAGTTCGAGTCGAGCGGCATGCGGGACATGCTGCGCCGGGCCACGCCGTCGAAGTTCGAGGATCTCGCCGCGCTCAATGCGCTCTACCGGCCCGGCGCGCTGTCGGTCGGCATGGTCGACACGTTCATCAAGCGCAAGCACGGGCGCGAGCGTGTGTCCTACATCCTGCCGGAGACGCGACCGATCCTCGAGGAGACGTACGGCGTCATCGCCTATCAGGAACAGGTGATGCAGATTGCCGTGGCCGTGGCCGGCTTCACCATGGGTGAGGCCGACGTGCTGCGCAAGGCGATGGGCAAGAAGAAGGCCGAAGTGATGGCCGAGCAGAAGCAGAAGTTCGTCGACGGCGCTGATCGCAAGGGGTTCCCCCGCAAGCGCGCCGAGGAGCTCTGGGAGTACATCGAGCCCTTCGCCGGCTACGGCTTCAACAAGAGTCACAGCGTGGCGTACGCCATGCTTGCCTACAAGACGGCCTATCTCAAGGCGCACTTCCCGGTGGCGTTCATGGCGGCGATGTTGTCGTCGGAAATGTCGTCGACGGACGACGTGGTCAAGTACGTCCAGGAGTGCCGGGAGATGGGCATCGAGGTCCTGCCTCCGGACATCAACGAGAGTCACTGGCCGTTCACCGTGGTGCAGGAGAAGATCCGCTTCGGCCTGGGCGCCATCAAGGGGCTGGGCGAAGGGGCTGCCGAGTCGATCCTCGAAGCGCGGAGACGGCTGGGCGGCTTCCGTTCCCTCGCCCATTTCGCCTTCGAAGTCGAGAGCAAGCAGATCAACCAGAAGGTCTTCGAGTGCCTGATCAAGTCCGGCGCCTTCGACTCCTTCGGTGCCCACCGGGCGGCTCTGGCCGCCGCCCTCGATCGCGTGGCCGACGACGCGGCCCGGCGCCGCAGGGAACGCGACGAGGGGCAGACGACGCTCTTCGGCGGAGTGGTGGAGAGTGAACCGGCACCGGACCCACGGACCGAGCCCTGGGCGGAACAGGAGCGACTCCGCTTCGAGAAGGAGGCGCTCGGCTTCTACCTGACGGGCAACCCGCTGAGTCGCTACGAAGGGTTGCTCGATCGGCTCGTGTCGCACAAGACGACCCAATTGCGGGAACGTGTCGAAGGCAAGGTCACGGTCGGCGGGTTGGTCACCCGGATGCGGCGCACGAAGATCAAGTCGGGACCGAATGCCGGCCGGGTCATGGGGCACTTCGTCCTCGAAGACCTCCACGGCGGTCTCGCCGTGGCCCTGTTCACCGACCAACTCCAGCGATTCGAGCCGCTGCTGCAGGAGGAGGCCGTGGTCCTGGTGCGCGGGCTGCTGCGCGAGCGCGGCTCGGAGTGCGAGATGATCGCCGAAGAGGTGATCCCGCTGGAGCGGGCGGCGCAGAAGCTGATCGAGGGCGTCGAGGTTCTGCTCCATCCGGAGCTGGCGACGAGCGAGCTCCTGCGGTTGCGAGATGTCCTCGCCGAGCACTCCGGCGACGTTCCGGTCGTCCTGGCGATGGACCTGCCGACGGGTCGCGTCACCATCGATCCGGAGCAACGCTTCCGCGTCAAGTCGTCGCCGACCCTGTTCGCCGCACTCGAGCGCGTCGTCGGTGCCGGTCGGGTGCGCGAGCTCGGTCCCGGCGGACCGATCGGCTGA
- a CDS encoding CDP-alcohol phosphatidyltransferase family protein produces MTIPNLLSLARMGLIPLFILAVLEGNPARALLVFGVAGLSDALDGFIARFWNQRSALGAYLDPMADKLLLVSAYVVLAIPGVVKGTPVPVWVAALVITRDVVIVVVALVLYLANGISRFQPSVLSKVNTGVQVLTVLLVLLSGVSAEFEAPALVAVYLVAVFTLASGIDYIRLTHRMAGKR; encoded by the coding sequence ATGACCATTCCGAACCTGCTTTCGCTCGCGCGGATGGGTCTGATCCCGCTCTTCATCCTCGCGGTGCTGGAAGGCAATCCCGCCCGGGCGCTGCTGGTCTTCGGGGTCGCCGGATTGAGCGACGCACTCGACGGATTCATCGCCCGCTTCTGGAATCAGCGCTCGGCGCTGGGGGCCTACCTCGACCCGATGGCCGACAAGCTCCTGCTCGTTTCGGCCTACGTCGTCCTGGCGATCCCTGGCGTGGTCAAAGGAACGCCGGTTCCGGTCTGGGTGGCTGCCCTGGTCATCACCCGCGACGTGGTGATCGTCGTCGTCGCTCTGGTGCTGTACTTGGCCAACGGCATCTCGCGCTTCCAGCCGTCGGTGCTGAGCAAGGTCAATACCGGAGTGCAGGTGCTCACCGTGCTTCTGGTGCTGCTCTCCGGTGTTTCGGCGGAGTTCGAGGCCCCGGCTCTCGTCGCGGTCTACCTGGTGGCCGTCTTCACCCTCGCCTCGGGCATCGACTACATTCGCCTGACGCACCGGATGGCAGGCAAGCGGTAG
- the hfq gene encoding RNA chaperone Hfq, protein MNKPSINIQDGFLFQNLKDGKPLTVELVTGGRIEGRIRRFDRFAVVFESAGREVLVYKHAIATIATGGES, encoded by the coding sequence ATGAACAAGCCGAGCATCAACATCCAGGACGGATTCCTTTTTCAGAATCTGAAGGACGGCAAGCCGCTGACCGTCGAGCTGGTCACCGGAGGCCGGATCGAGGGACGGATCCGCCGTTTCGACCGGTTCGCCGTGGTCTTCGAAAGTGCCGGGCGAGAGGTTCTCGTCTACAAACACGCGATCGCGACCATCGCCACCGGCGGCGAGAGCTGA